The sequence TTCTTGCTTAACAATTTAATTGCATCGCTCAAGTCACTAATTGTTTCCTTGTTTAAAGCATTTAATTTTGCTGGTCTATTAATCGTAATTGTTGCAATTCTCTCCTCTATTGCAATTAAGATATTTTCGTAGTTCATGACACTGATTTTATGAGTTTGTGATTGGTAACGAAACTGTAAAAGTCGTTCCTTTTCCGTATGTTGATTCAAAGGTAATTGTTCCTTTGTAATTTTCGATGATGTTTTTGATAATTCCAAGTCCAAGTCCCATACCGCTGGTTTTGGTAGTAAATTTAGGCTCGAAGATTCGGCCGATATCTTGTTTCTGAATTCCGATTCCGTTGTCTTTTACATCAATTTCAACATGATCATTTCGTCTTTTTATTGATACAACAATCGATTTCTGAAACTGATTCTCTGAAATTGCCTGAGTAGCGTTTTTAACCAAATTGGTAATGACACGTATTAATTGCGTACGATCCATTTTGGAAATGATTTCTTCTTCTTCTTTTTCAAAAGAAATGTATTCTTCGTTAAAGATATCCAAAGCCAATTCAACAACCTCAACGACATTCAAAGTTTCGTTTTGCTGCGCTGGCATTGAAGCAAAGTTCGAAAACGCCGAAGCAACAGCTGTCATCGTATCGATTTGTTGAATTAAAGTCTCCGAATAATCATTCATTTTCTGTTTTACATCGGGATCATTTGGATCAAATTTTCTTTGGAAACTCTGAACCGTCAAACGCATCGGCGTAAGCGGATTTTTGATTTCATGCGCGACTTGTTTTGCCATTTCGCGCCAAGCTTCTTCACGTTCACTTTGTGCTAATTTGATAGCACTGGTTTCTAATTTGTCCACCATTCCGTTATACGCTTTTATCAAGAAGTTGACTTCTTTGCTGTTTGCTTCTAAAACAATTTTCTCGTTTTTCTGATCCAAATTAGTTTCTTCCAAACGATCTGAAATGGTTTTTAATGATTTTGTAATATAAGTTGAAAGCAAATAGGCCAGTCCAAAAGCCACAATCAGCATAAAAGAATAGACTTGGCTTAAACGAATCAAGAAAGTATTCAACTCATTATCGTAATAACCATCATCTTCCAAATAAGGAAGATTTAAAATTCCGAGCGGTTTGAATTTTTCGTCTTTAATTAAACTATATGAAGATCGGTTTTTAACTCCATCAATCGTTTTGATATCAACAAATCGCTTTTCGATAGAAGAACGAACGAGTTTTAATATATATTCTGGAATTGGTGGTGGCGCTTTATCAACAGCAAAAGACTCTTTTGAAGATTTTAAGAGTTTTCCGTCGAGACTGTAAATATTGATTTCAATTTTATGAATCTGAGCTAATTCGTGGATTTTATCTTTAAAGATCAAATCTAGATTTTGAGTTTTTAGCGGATATGTTGTAGTCGAAAGCACATAATTGATGTGTTCTTTTACCGCATTTTCTTTTCGTTCTAAACGCTCCTGATGGTATTCTTTCGCCTCGGTTTTAAACTGAATAATCGAAATCGAAGCCAATAAAAAAGATGCCACAACAATCAATACAATCATCGACAGGAATATCCTGGTACGAAGCGATAGCATTGACATTTTGAAGTTGTTTAGCATAATTTTCTTTTTTGCCACGAATTACACGAATTTACGCTAATTATTTTTTTCTGCCACAGATTAAAATGATTAATGGGATTATACGCAACGCTAAAAAATCATTAAAGTACTTTTAATCTGTGGCAAAAAATTATAAAATTTAATTCGTGCTAATTTGTGAAATTCGTGGCAACCTCTTTATTTTTTTTCTCGAATGCGCTTATAAAAACGGAATCCCAGCATAATTAAAACCGAGAATAAAATAATTCCGATTACGCCGAAAATCCAGTCGATGGCACTTTTTAAAACTACTAAAAAGACAACAGCAAACAAAATAATCGTTGCGCCTTCGTTCCATAAACGCATGAAATTATTCGAATATTTCACCTCATCATTTTGCAATTGCTTAAAAATCTGATGGCATTTTCCGTGATATAAATATAAAAGGAAAACGAAACATAATTTTACGTGCATCCAAGATTGTGTAAGCCAAATATGTCCTGCTTCTGTAAAAAACAGCATCCAAAAAGCAAAGATACTTGCCAAAACCGCCGATGGCCATGTAATAATGTACCACAAACGGTAGGCCATAATTTTGTATTGCGCCTGTAGAATTTCTTTTTCTGGCGAAGGTTTTTCACTGGCTTCAATTTGATAAACAAACAAACGCACAATATAAAATAAACCAGCAAACCAAGTAATCACAAAAATGAGGTGCAGTGATTTTAGATAGTTATAGTATTCCATTATTTTTTGTTTCAGGTTTCAGGTTTCAGGTTTCAAGTTAATCAACTTTGAGAAAAACTTGAAACTTTAAACCTGAAACAAATTTTATTTAGCCCAATCATTAATCCAGTTAGAAACCGTTTGGCACCATTCGTCATCATCATTCAAACAAGGAATTGCCAAGAACTCTTCTCCTCCTTTTGCTTCAAAATCTTCTTTGGCGCGCATGGCGATTTCTTCTAAAGTTTCTAAACAATCGGAAACGAAAGCCGGAGTAACAACTGCTAATTTTTTAATTCCTTTTGCAGGCATATTATCAATTTCAACATCTGTGTAAGGTTCTAGCCATTTGTCTCCTGCTAAACGAGATTGGAAAGTCAAACTGTATTTGTCTTCAGGAAGTCCTAATAATTTAACGACTTGTCTTGTTGTTTCATAACACTGGTGACGGTAGCAGAATTCATGTGCCGGAGATGGCGTGTTACAGCAAGAACCGTCAATTTTACAATGTGATTTTGTCACGTCCGTTTTGCGAATATGGCGCTCTGGAATTCCGTGGTATGAAAACAATAAATGATCATATTCAAATCCAACTAAATGTTTCTGAATAGAATCTGCTAAGTTTTTGATGTAATCCGGTTTGTTGTAAAATGCCGGAACATCTGTAAATTTCATGTGCGGGAATTTCTTCTTGCGAATTTCTTCTGCTTTAACCAAAATAGTCAAAGTTGAAGCCATTGCATATTGCGGATATAAAGGAAAAAGCATTACATCTGTAACTCCTTTATCGCTCAATTCTTGAAGTCCTTTTTCGATTGTCATACTTCCGTAACGCATTGCCAAAGAAACGGGAACATTTACTAAAGGCTGTACTTTTTGCTGCATTCTTTCTGAAAGAACCACTAATGGAGACCCTTCTTCCCACCAGATTTTTGAATATGCGTGCGCAGATTCTTCTGGCCTTTTTCTTAAAATAATTCCTCGAACTAATAATGCTCTTAATAAATACGGAACGTCAATCACGTATTTATCCATTAAAAATTCATCTAAATAAGGTTTAACATCTTTTGGAGTTGGACTGTCTGGAGAACCTAAGTTTACTAATAATACGCCTTTCATTATGTTTTTTGCTTTTAAGCTTTTTGTTTGTTTTTAAAAATTTCAGCAAAAGTAAACGCTGTACTTTATTCGAAATATGATAATTATTACTTTTTAATTATTGTAGAATATCTAAAATCAATTTCTCTCGCAGATTTGGGAGATTTAGCAGATTAAAAATTCGTGCTAATTAGTGAAATTAGTGGCAAACCCTTTTTAAACATTCGCATTAATCGACATCAAATATTTTTTTGGTGTTGTTCCGAATTTCTTTTTGAATGCTGCTATAAAATGACTTCCGGTGCTGTAGCCTATTTTCAATCCAACTTCGTTTACATTATATGATCCGCTATCTAGTAGTTTTCTAGCAAAATCCATTTTATAATCGAAAAGAAAACCATAAACCGTATCGCCGTAAATTTGTTTGAAACCCATTTTAAGTTTTTTCAAATTTAAACCGATTTCATCTGCTAGTTCTTGTAATCCTGGCGGTTCGGCCATATTAGCGATTACAATTTCTTTGGCTTTTCTGATTTTCAAAACATTGTCTTCGTCAATCAAAAACGGACATTGTTCTGCATTCGGATCTTCGGTTCTGTTAAAATACAAACTCAGTAATTCGTATCCTTTTCCTTTATAATAAAGATTTTTTATCGATGGATGAAGATTGTAATGAAACAACTGACTCAAAACAATTGCCATCGACGGACTGATATTTCCTTCGTTATAATATTTCTTATCCTTATTGTCAGGACTTAAAAAAGTAATATAGTTGGCTTCGGCAGAAAATAATGCGTGAAATTTCTTGATTGAAACAATTACTGAAATCGCCCACGAGTTAGGAGCCAGCTCTAAATTTAGCGGCAATTCTTTCTGTGGATTGTATAAAAGCAACGATTTTTCTTCTTTCAACTCTAAAGCATAATTGCCTTGATTGAATAAAAATTTTGCGTTTCCTTTTATCCCGAAGTGAAACTGTATCAGACCAGTACCTATTATTTCGTGCTGTGCATAGAAAGATTCTGAACCATCATTTTGAAAACGAATCAGCGTAAAGTCGTCTTCAATTTTTATAACTTCTTGAGAACTCATAGCGATATTTTTTTGAAACGAAAATCAAAACAAACTCAAAATGTTATTTAGAACGACTCTAAACTAATCACTTCAAATGAGTTGATTTTGCTACAAAAGTAGTCCTTTTTACTCAAAAACACCTATTTAGGTTCAAAAAAACATACAGCGACATAAAAAGTACTTTTAGCGTTATTTTTATCGATGGTATAGTAATAATTTTGTTGCACTTTTATGAAAGTGAATTTATGGAAAACAATAACGTACCGAAACACCTTTATTTTTACTCAGTTGGTCTGAGTTATAAAAAAGCTGATGCTGAGGTCAGAGGTCAATTTAGTTTGGATGCAGTTGCGAAAACTCGCCTGCTGGAACAAGCTAAAAACGAGGGAATCGAAAGTTTAATAGTTACTTCAACTTGCAACAGAACCGAAATCTACGGTTTTGCTGAACATCCATTTCAATTAATAAAACTTATTTGCGATAATAGTAACGGATCTGTAGATGCTTTTCAAAAAGTAGGTTTCGTTTACAAAAATCAAGAAGCAATCAATCACTTATTTCGTGTAGGAACTGGTTTAGATAGTCAGATTTTAGGCGATTTTGAAATTATATCTCAAATAAAAACCAGTTTTACGCATTCAAAATCAATGGGATTAGCCAATGCTTTTACAGAAAGACTGGTAAATGCGGTAATTCAGGCGAGCAAGAGAATTAAAACAGAAACAGAAATAAGTTCTGGTGCTACTTCAGTTTCTTTTGCTTCGGTTCAATATATTCTGAAAAACGTTGAAGATATCAGCAACAAAAATATTTTACTTTTTGGAACTGGAAAAATCGGAAGAAATACCTGCGAGAATTTAGTAAAACATACTAAAAACGAGCACATCACTTTGATCAACAGAACTAAAGATAAAGCAGAGAAATTAGCAGGAAAATTAAATCTGATTGTTAAAGATTACTCTGAATTACATTTAGAACTTCAAAAAGCCGATGTCGTAGTTGTTGCAACTGGCGCGCAAAACCCAACGGTTGACAAAGCAATCTTAAATCTTAAAAAACCTTTGTTGATTCTGGATTTATCTATTCCGAAAAACGTTCATGAAAATGTTGAGGAATTAGAAGGTGTAACTTTAATTCACATGGATTATTTGTCTCAATTGACAGATGAAACACTGGAAAACAGAAAATTACACATTCCGGCTGCTGAAGCGATCATCGAAGAAATCAAAGAAGAATTTGTTACTTGGATGAAAGGCAGAAAATTTGCTCCAACAATTAATGCTTTAAAAGAGAAATTAAACGCTATTAAAGCTTCTGAATTGGATTTTCAAAGCAAAAAAATCGCTGATTTTAATGAAGAGCAAGCTGAAATCATCAGTAACAGAATCATCCAGAAAATCACTACTCATTTTGCAAATCATTTAAAAGACGACGATACCATGGTTGATGAAAGCATCGAATGGATCGAAAAAGTCTTCAAAATAAAAGCATCTTAATTTTAGTTTTACCATTAAGATATTAAGAAAGTTAAGTTTCTAAACCTTAATTCACTTAATATCTTAATGGTAAAATTTTAATACAAAAACATGGCAGAAAAAACAATCAGAATAGGAACGCGCGATAGCGAATTAGCACTTTGGCAAGCACACACTGTAGAAAAAAAACTAAACGATTTAGGTTATAAAACCTCAATTGTTGCGGTAAAATCTCAGGGTGACATTATTCTTGATAAGCCACTTTATGAATTAGGAATCACTGGAATTTTCACTAAAACCTTAGACATTGCTATGATTAATGGTGACGTTGATATTGCAGTGCATTCGATGAAAGATGTTCCGACAGCTTTACCAAAAGGTATCGTTCAAGGTGCCGTTTTGCCAAGAGCCAATGTTTTGGATATTTTAGTTCATAAAGGAAATCCTGATTTTACAAATCCGAGCACCATTGCAACCGGAAGTTTACGTCGTCAGGCGCAATGGTTCAATAAATACCCAAACCATACGGTTGTTGATTTACGTGGAAACGT comes from Flavobacterium sp. KACC 22761 and encodes:
- a CDS encoding ATP-binding protein, which gives rise to MIVLIVVASFLLASISIIQFKTEAKEYHQERLERKENAVKEHINYVLSTTTYPLKTQNLDLIFKDKIHELAQIHKIEINIYSLDGKLLKSSKESFAVDKAPPPIPEYILKLVRSSIEKRFVDIKTIDGVKNRSSYSLIKDEKFKPLGILNLPYLEDDGYYDNELNTFLIRLSQVYSFMLIVAFGLAYLLSTYITKSLKTISDRLEETNLDQKNEKIVLEANSKEVNFLIKAYNGMVDKLETSAIKLAQSEREEAWREMAKQVAHEIKNPLTPMRLTVQSFQRKFDPNDPDVKQKMNDYSETLIQQIDTMTAVASAFSNFASMPAQQNETLNVVEVVELALDIFNEEYISFEKEEEEIISKMDRTQLIRVITNLVKNATQAISENQFQKSIVVSIKRRNDHVEIDVKDNGIGIQKQDIGRIFEPKFTTKTSGMGLGLGIIKNIIENYKGTITFESTYGKGTTFTVSLPITNS
- a CDS encoding CopD family protein, which codes for MEYYNYLKSLHLIFVITWFAGLFYIVRLFVYQIEASEKPSPEKEILQAQYKIMAYRLWYIITWPSAVLASIFAFWMLFFTEAGHIWLTQSWMHVKLCFVFLLYLYHGKCHQIFKQLQNDEVKYSNNFMRLWNEGATIILFAVVFLVVLKSAIDWIFGVIGIILFSVLIMLGFRFYKRIREKK
- the hemH gene encoding ferrochelatase yields the protein MKGVLLVNLGSPDSPTPKDVKPYLDEFLMDKYVIDVPYLLRALLVRGIILRKRPEESAHAYSKIWWEEGSPLVVLSERMQQKVQPLVNVPVSLAMRYGSMTIEKGLQELSDKGVTDVMLFPLYPQYAMASTLTILVKAEEIRKKKFPHMKFTDVPAFYNKPDYIKNLADSIQKHLVGFEYDHLLFSYHGIPERHIRKTDVTKSHCKIDGSCCNTPSPAHEFCYRHQCYETTRQVVKLLGLPEDKYSLTFQSRLAGDKWLEPYTDVEIDNMPAKGIKKLAVVTPAFVSDCLETLEEIAMRAKEDFEAKGGEEFLAIPCLNDDDEWCQTVSNWINDWAK
- a CDS encoding AraC family transcriptional regulator; this encodes MSSQEVIKIEDDFTLIRFQNDGSESFYAQHEIIGTGLIQFHFGIKGNAKFLFNQGNYALELKEEKSLLLYNPQKELPLNLELAPNSWAISVIVSIKKFHALFSAEANYITFLSPDNKDKKYYNEGNISPSMAIVLSQLFHYNLHPSIKNLYYKGKGYELLSLYFNRTEDPNAEQCPFLIDEDNVLKIRKAKEIVIANMAEPPGLQELADEIGLNLKKLKMGFKQIYGDTVYGFLFDYKMDFARKLLDSGSYNVNEVGLKIGYSTGSHFIAAFKKKFGTTPKKYLMSINANV
- the hemA gene encoding glutamyl-tRNA reductase, which codes for MENNNVPKHLYFYSVGLSYKKADAEVRGQFSLDAVAKTRLLEQAKNEGIESLIVTSTCNRTEIYGFAEHPFQLIKLICDNSNGSVDAFQKVGFVYKNQEAINHLFRVGTGLDSQILGDFEIISQIKTSFTHSKSMGLANAFTERLVNAVIQASKRIKTETEISSGATSVSFASVQYILKNVEDISNKNILLFGTGKIGRNTCENLVKHTKNEHITLINRTKDKAEKLAGKLNLIVKDYSELHLELQKADVVVVATGAQNPTVDKAILNLKKPLLILDLSIPKNVHENVEELEGVTLIHMDYLSQLTDETLENRKLHIPAAEAIIEEIKEEFVTWMKGRKFAPTINALKEKLNAIKASELDFQSKKIADFNEEQAEIISNRIIQKITTHFANHLKDDDTMVDESIEWIEKVFKIKAS